AAGCCGAAGCTATTAAGCTTTAGTGCGGATACACTAGTAGTTACAGGAGGAGTTGCCAAAAATAGTGCTTTTATTAAGTTTATAAAAAATGAAAATATATATAAAGAAGTTATAGTGCCACAATTTACACAGTTAAATGGAGCTATAGGGTGTGCAGTATATGGATTTTTAAAGGAGGAAAAATAATGAAAAAGGCAGTTATTTTATTATCAGGTGGATTAGACAGCACAACATGTATATCTTATGCAATTAAGAATGGATATGAGGTATATCCAATATCTTTTGATTATGGACAAAGACTAAACAGAGAATTAGAGTGTGCAAAAAAAGTTGTAAAACATTTCAATGTCAAGACTCACAAAATAATAAAAATGGATAATGTAGGAGGAAGTGCACTAACAGACATGAATATTAGTGTACCTAAATTTGAAGGAGATGGAGAAATACCAGTTACATATGTTCCCGCAAGAAACATAATCTTTTTAAGTTATGCTACAGGATATGCAGAAGTAGTAGGTGCAGATGCAATTTTTATAGGAGTAAATGCTGTTGATTATAGTGGTTATCCAGATTGCAGAAAAGAATTTATAGAGGCATTTCAAAATATGATAAATGTAGGAACAAAAAGAGGAGTAGAAGGAAATCCAATAAAAATAGAAACACCTTTACTTAATTTATCAAAGGGAGAAATAGTAAAATTAGCAAAAGAAGTAGGTGCACCATTACAATATTCAACAAGTTGCTATAATGGAAAAGAAAAAGCTTGTGGAGTATGTGATAGCTGTACATTAAGATTAAGAGGATTTAAAGAAGCGGGATTAATAGACCCAATTCCTTATGAAAACGATGTTAATTTAAAGTAGGAGGAAAATAAAGTGATAAGTGTAACAAAAATATTTACATTCGACAGTGCTCATAACTTACTAAATTACGAAGGTATATGTAAAAATTTACATGGACATACATATAAGTTAGAAGTAACAGTGACAGGTGAAATAAATGAGATAGGTATGGTTTGTGACTTTACAGAATTAAGT
This region of Clostridiales bacterium genomic DNA includes:
- a CDS encoding 2-hydroxyglutaryl-CoA dehydratase, with the translated sequence KPKLLSFSADTLVVTGGVAKNSAFIKFIKNENIYKEVIVPQFTQLNGAIGCAVYGFLKEEK
- the queC gene encoding 7-cyano-7-deazaguanine synthase QueC encodes the protein MKKAVILLSGGLDSTTCISYAIKNGYEVYPISFDYGQRLNRELECAKKVVKHFNVKTHKIIKMDNVGGSALTDMNISVPKFEGDGEIPVTYVPARNIIFLSYATGYAEVVGADAIFIGVNAVDYSGYPDCRKEFIEAFQNMINVGTKRGVEGNPIKIETPLLNLSKGEIVKLAKEVGAPLQYSTSCYNGKEKACGVCDSCTLRLRGFKEAGLIDPIPYENDVNLK